In Colletes latitarsis isolate SP2378_abdomen chromosome 12, iyColLati1, whole genome shotgun sequence, the sequence TGATCGAGGGGGAGCTTTGTTCCCTCGGTTATGGTGGCCCGCGCGACTTCTCGTTGCGACCTAGCCTCGAAAAGACGCAGTAGGCGGTAAGCTAGACCTCTTTCAGGCCAGGAACCAGCCGCCAACGGGATGGATCGCAGCCCCAGCAGCGTGTCAATTAGCAGAAATCACAGCTCGTCCGCTTTGGAGAACGGAGACGCGAATCACAGGGTAACTAAACCCTGCTATTATAATAATCCCCCTAGCTGATCGTACGTTTCTTTACGAAACCCCATACCACGCGAGATTTGCTCATGGGGACACATCTAGCTCTGAATATACTCTGAATATACATTTCTAAGTTTGCTCCTTTAACTGTTAACTGTTTCTACGAATGACAAGATAAACTTCGCGTAGCAAAGGGTTGAATTCAAACGGGTCTAAACGCGACGCTTATTTGCCCCTTCTTGCCCTGGAAGTCCAGACGCGTTGTCGACTATGTTCTTGTGTCCTCGTCAGGGTAACACACACTTCATGCGAAAGATACCAGCGGGCGCCGAGGCGAGCAACATTCTCGTGGGGGAGGTAGATTTTTTAGATAAAACCCTGTCGGCGTTCATCCGGCTCAGCCAGGCGGGGATCATGGGCGACTTGACGGAAGTTCCTGTGCCGACGAGGTTCATATTTGTCCTGCTGGGACCTACGGTAAGACCACCGTGTCAGTGCATATACAATtagagaaataaaaataaaaatacagagACTGCAAGCGTGCCAGACACTCTGTTGTAATTAAAAGTAAAACCTGGACCTTGTTCTCTAGCGACAGTGTACTTTTACAACTCTCTAGCACACTGTGAATGTAGAATGACCATATTGACACTCCTGTCGTGGGAGATCCTGCAAGATTAATCGCCCAAGTCGAGGACTCTTTGAACAGGTCCAATGCAGATTCGAGGTGACTCGATCGAAAGCCCGTTTCCTCCTTCggggtaattaaagttttaacgAAGCAATTGTCCGCGCTGATTGCCCCGACTATTCTCGATCTCGAGTGCCCGATACGCGGGGCAATTTCTATCCGTGTatgaatggaggcttcgttatcgTTTGAGGTCTGTCGCGTTTTGTGGTCTCGAAACGATCGACTCTCTGAAAAGGGAAAAATGGATGTATCTGTTCAAATTCTATTTCATAACACTCTACGTATACTAGTGTTTTACCCTTCTGTCTTTGTTATGGGATCTCCAGGGTGGAATCTCCGGTTTCCACGAAATTGGTCGCGCCATGGCCACCCTGATGTCCGACGAGGTGTTCCACGACGTGGCTTACAAGGCGAAGAACAGAAACCATCTGCTAGCAGGGATCGACGAGTTCCTGGACGCTGTCACGGTCCTGCCACCTGGGGAATGGGATCCAGCGATCAGAATAGAACCACCCGCCGCGATTCCGTCGCAGGTACAGCGAAACAAATGCTTCCTAACTTCAAAAACTGTTTAACAATGTTTGAAACACGTTCGTTTAGTCTAAAGACTTTTTGATCTCGTTTAGGAAGTGAGGAAGCGACCGAAAGAGGAGAAGCCAAAGGAGGACCTGGACGAGGAGGCCGACGAGCAGAAGCTGAGGGAAGAATCCGGGCTCTCCAGATCCGGAAGGCTGTTTGGCGGTCTGGTCAACGACGTGAAGAGGAAAGTGCCCTTTTATCTGTCGGATTTCAAGGACGCTCTAGCTATACAGTGCGTGGCGTCGTTCATTTTCCTCTATTTCGCCTGTCTCTCGCCCATAATTACGTTTGGCGGCCTGCTGGGTGAAGCCACCGGGAAAAACATGGCCGCCATGGAGTCGCTGGTTTCCGGTTTCGTGTGTGGCGTTGGCTACGGCCTCTTCTCCGGGCAACCCTTGACCATTCTAGGTTCCACCGGGCCAGTATTAGTGTTCGAGACCATCGTCTACGAGTTCTGCAAGTGAGTAGACCGTTACAAAGGACGCAGAGTACTTAATCGTAATCTGATGGTTACTTACAGGAAATCCGAGTGGAACTACATGTCCTTCCGCTTCTGGATCGGCTCGTGGATAGCCTTGATCCTGTTGATCCTGGTAGCGATCGACGCCAGCGCCCTCGTGTGCTACATCACGCGATTCACGGAAGAAAACTTCGCCACCCTCATCGCCTTTATCTTCATTTACAAGGTACAAAAGAGGAGGGTTCGATGGGCACTTGATTTCATTCGCCTTTGCATGCTTGTACCCTAAAAAAGCCAATAGATGGGGTTAATATTTAGGGCTAAAGAGACTTTTAAGACTTGAAAGTTTCTAATCTCTGCAAAAACCGAATCTTGGAGGTTAATATTCCAGGACATTGGCTAGTCTTTCAGAACCCAATTTTCTCGCTAATTACGCAACCCTGTCCTTCTGGGGCGATTCTGGTTAATTGGATGGGGGGGTGTAACGGCGTGCTTCCCGGATCGCTCCATCAGCGAAATCGCTTGGCATCTGGGTCACGAATCCCCCGCGTTATACGTGCTAATCGAAGCTCCTTTCAGGCTTCGGAACGGGGGTTCGATAAGTTCGATTGGCCCCGATCTTGACTCTCTTAATTTAAAATCTCTTAAGTCTTAATTTAATTCCACCGGGGACTAACCGTTCGATTGTTCCAGGCTATCGAGAACGTACTGTCGATCGGGAAGAAATACCCTATCAACACTCACGCGAACGATCAGTTCGATTACGAGTGCTGGTGCAAGCCTCCGAACGGCAGTCTGCCCTCCAGCTACGACCACGTCAATTGGACGGCGCTGGATCAAAAAGCGTGCCAGGTCGGTAGACTCGAAGCGTCCTAAATGGTCGTTAGGCGGAATTACAAGCTCCCGTTCCTCTGACTACAGCGTCGTTAACTCTCTTTCAGACCTACAATGGCACTCTGGTGGGCGACGGTTGCAACCAACCCCACTACATACCCGATGTGTTCCTCATGTCAATTATACTATTCATGGGCACCTTCTTATTATCCGTCGAGCTCAAAGACTTCAAGAATGCGCTCTTCTTCCCGTCGAAGGTACGCCCTTTTCAATCCCTGCGCAGCAGGGGCCCCTGAAATGAAGATCTTGGGTTAAATTAGAGATCAAAGATCCGCGCGCTGAGTTTAGGCGGGCATTCGATAGAGTTATCAGTACTTACTGCATTCCATCTTCATCTAGACTAATAGGTCCATCATTTGGTATCTACAAATAGTTGTTAAATAGTTAGATAAAGTAAAACGTGTATAGTGAAAAGATTCGTGTCTAATGGTAGGTCAGACAGGTGGTCAGCGATTTCGCGGTGATCATCGCGATCTTCTCGATGAGCACGTTGGATCACATCGTCAACATCCCGACGCCGAAGCTGGAGGTCCCAGTGGAGTTCAAACCGACGTTGCACGACCGAGGATGGATCATCTGGCCTTTCCAACACAATCCATGGTGGAGCGCCATCGTCGCGAGTCTGCCAGCCCTGCTGGGCACAATACTGATCTTCATGGACCAGCAGATAACGGCAGTGATAGTCAACAGAAAAGAGAACAAGCTGAAGGCAAGTGTCTCTTCACCTTTCGATGTTCTTGCTGTGATTCTTTGTATTTAACGCGTTCGTTCGTTAATTGCTTTCCAGAAAGGGTGCGGGTACCACCTGGACCTGTTCATCCTAGCGATCCTCATAGAAATTTGCTCTGTGATGGGTCTGCCCTGGTTCGTCGCAGCGACGGTACTCTCCATCAATCACGTGAACTCGTTGAAGCTGGAATCGGAATGCGCTGCACCTGGCGAAAAGCCACAGTTTCTGGGCGTTCGAGAGCAACGTGTCACCCACATACTGATCTTCCTGATGATCGGTTGCTCTGTACTCTTAACACCGATGCTGAAGCATATCCCAATGCCAGTGCTGTTCGGAGTCTTCCTCTACATGGGCGTGGCGTCCCTGAAGGGGCTGCAGTTCTTCGACAGAATCCTAATCATGCTAATGCCAGTCAAATACCAGCCGGATTACATGTTCCTCCGACAGGTACTCAAATTAACAGAAGACCATAGTTAGCATTGGTGCAATGGCTCGATTGAACTGTGTCTTCAGGTCCCCTTGAAACGCGTGCATCTGTTTACGGCTATGCAACTGGCTTGTCTGTCGTGTCTGTGGCTGATAAAGTCCTTCAGCAGTACTTCCATCCTCTTTCCATTGATGGTGAGACTATTGTCAAGCTTCTGTCTTCGTAGTAAGTATCGTTAACATCGAGTGATTTGTTGTCAGCTCGTGGTGATGATCGGGATACGCAAGTCCCTGGACCTGGTGTTCACTCAGCGGGAGCTGAAGATCCTGGACGACGTGATGCCCGAACCGAGCAAAAAGCACGCCGACGATCTTCGCCAGCTGGAGAGTGGCGAGGTTAGCACCGTGAGACGAATACTAAATGCCATCGTTTGTCGTAAATAGCACGCGGGAAGTGACCGCGTGGCGAACATTTGCCCCGTGGTCACTGTGACTGGCTGCGATTACGACGAGCCTGCGTTTCGTCGGAAACGCGAGGAACGCGGCATCCTGATGACCGATCGCGTCAACGCAGCCTAAATCCTGCTACGTTGCTCCTGGTCGTCGTTCCTAACCCTTGCACGACGAAGACTGGGTCCTTTTTGACCCGTTACAATTAACACCCACGTTGAAAAGAAAAGGATTCGTAACTTAAACAACTGGCGAAGAAGGATACGTATTTAAAATTTGAACTTGAACTtcctaaatatttcttttaacaattatttttggcgtAGAAATGGCGTTAAAttagaataatattattttaatcgaaTGAATCTGATGCCTCGGTACTTAGAAGGAATGGTGCAAAAATTTAATCGTAATAGTTTAGTTATAGAGTGGAAATTTTCGTGCGGGTCACGAATGACCCAGCCTCGGCCGTCCAAGGGTTAACTTTTCTCGGACCAAAGCAATAACAGTCTGCCATTGGGCGTATTCTAAGGCAGAGTTGCGCAAAATCGATCGCAGTTTTTAATCGCCCAATCGCCTAATCGCTATTGCAATTAATACTTTATACATTTTTACaagtattttaaacatttgaaatACACTTACAAAGTCCCCGAATCTTTAAAGTTTGATAACTgtttataaaatttgtatttatggAATCTTGCATTTTTTTCGAATGGCCCAATAAAACGAAATTACATTTGAATGCAATCTATACAATTTTTTAACTATATCGTTAATATAGAAAGgtagaaattaaaattgttaataactttttaacgaagcttccatcaacaaattggtattcaatTGGTATCGATCGAATTCGATGATTAAACTTGCAATTATTAGTCGTTGATTTTGCACAACTCTGTTCCAAGGTCCCCAGAAGAAAGAACTAGCTGGCTCTACTTATAAAATGGCGACTGTGCGCGCCTTAGTTAATTCTGTAGCAAAAATAAGCGTCTGTGAAACAAGAAGCCAGGACGTTTCTTCTGGGAACTTAATGGTACCAAGATGGCGACACGTACGACCCCCCAGCGAGAACGAAtgttttttttatgtaaaattccGGCCAAACGAAACTCCTCCCGTCTCCCTGCGATCACGCGTGCCAAATAAATTTCGTGTAAGACTAACGAATCCCAAACGGTACTCGGTCCAACCAGTATTAatcatatgtaacaattatgtcGTCGTTTGAATGCTCGAACGATAGCGTTTCTCTTGGATACGATTGTCTTGGATGTATTCGTAGGCGAGCTTACCATTGTCGTAGCGAATTTAGATCGATAGTAGATCGTATTTATCAGAGGTTTATATTATACGGAGGAGTCCACAAAGATGTTCATTTATAGCTACCTTTTACCTGGCCTAAGCTGCGATAGGTGTTGAAACGTGACCAAATGAACATCGTGCGTCACCTAATCGCGACAACACACACGGATCTACGAAACGACGCCGATGTTTCGCCTACAATTCGACACGTATATGTATCGGTTCGATCGCCTGCCTTGACGTATTGGAAATACATTATTGTTTAAAAACACACACAAAATCTCTCTGTACTCCCAAACTATTCCTTACTCAGCAACCACCGACACGAGCATGATCAGTCTTCGACGTGTCGTAACGATAGAGGAAATATTTGCGTTAGAAAATTGTATCAAAAAGGGATAAATTTCCTAAGATATAGGTGATTGTCGGGGGGAGGGATAACAGGGAGAGAAAGGGGTACCAGTCATCGTCGAAACCTGCGGACGTAATTGGTACGTGGCTCCAAAGTGCACGACCGTAGTTCCTAAAGCATCGAGAGGAATGCTCGAATTCTGTCAACCCCGCTGAAAATCGCACTCTTATTGCGCTGAACTTCGAATGTCGACTATAACTGGGTCATTCGAGCTACTATTTGCGTTTGTAAATTCGCGAATCTCTGTTAAAACGATCTCCAAAACGGCGGATCTAAACCCTATGTGAAACTACGGTCTTCATAGGGTACCAGTTCCTCTCAAATTTACAAAGATTGAAAAACTACTACAAATTTACATCTCGAATAATATATGAATCGAAGTTGCGGACATTACGCTTCTCCACGAAGCAATGTCTGCAAATTCGGAGGTTTCTGTAGCTCGACCGACGTGTACCGCTTGCGTATCCATCGTTGTCCGACCTGTCTCGAGGCAAGGTAGTGATGAGAGTTTCGCTGAGCTCGATGCATGGCTTGATTTTTGTTCCCCTGCAATTGGCTGCTGTACCTGAAACTGAACTTATGGTTTGCCCGTCAGGAGCAGAACGAGTTGGGGTACGGGCCGCCGGACAACATACAGATCTCGTTGGCGAACGGCAACATCATGAAGATCCCTATGGCGAGCATCAACATCAGCGAGGAGGTCAACAAAACCGGGATTTGGCAACAGGTGAACGAGTGCAACGAGAAACCGAAGCAACCCAAGTTGATCAAGTGCGTACTACCAATATTACATAAGTAATTAACAGGGGCCCACGTAATTTACGACTCTCGTTCATCGAAGCTGTTTTTGAGATATTTTTTTAAGTCCCTCAACATAGAGATCGTCGTAAATTAGGGGGATTCCCTCTACTCTACTCCGAGCGTTTCGTCTTGGGGCCTGCTAGGGGACTCGTCAAGTGAGGCTTCCTAACAGGCCCTAGTAGCCCTCTCgtggcgagtacgggaggcGACAAGTAATTGCATAAGGGTTTTATGTGCACAGCGCTGGTAAGCAAAAGAAGCACTCGAAAAAGGATAGCTCGTTGATGGCAGACGAGACTACGAGGCTGACTACGATGACCGAAGAGGACGAAGATGACAGTGGGATCTCTATCAAGGTGACACACGTAAATGACTCTAAATTCTAACCACCACCATCACCAATCCGATAAATCACATGGCAAGACACACAGCAAGAGCACCAATACACGGGCATGCAACATACCCCCTGTACGCTACTGTGAGTAAGACTATAAAAGGGGGCTGCACGGAACCCTCCAGTTGGGTCGTCATAGATAGAAACCTCCCTAGGATAAACGACGACCCCGGTAGAGAAAATAGTCCCTATTCACGTTTAACGCATGGACTGACTAATCTGATAGAAAGGGGATGAAAGGACTCTTAAATCAACCCCAGCTTGCTCGCATTGCCCGACACTTGGTTACTGTTGCTTCGcatctgtcgattttccttcgcCCGCACAAGCTTCTCGCCGCCATTTTGGTTCCCTATTAGCGTTAACCTAGCACGATACCTCTGAgactttttattaaataaaatatgtgaCCTCTTCCTGTAAAATTGTAAGATTCTTGAAGGAAGTGATGTATTCAGACATTTTAATTAACTTGAACAAAAGAAAATAGAGTAAAGTATAATCTTCAACTTCTAGAGTTATTAACCGTAGTTAGATAATCAAGataaacaagacctaacacaagttgTTTCACCTACAATATATCGCTTATTCTAAAATAAACTGGTCCGCGGACCACGCGAGGCTCATAAACGCTATGGCTGCCTCTGTTTTCTGTACTCGATGCTCCGCTACGCAATTTCAAAGTGTTCTTTCATAGTCGTCGCTCGTTCTTAAGCGCTTGGTGCACCCTCCGATTCGCGAGATACAAATGGAACGttttatttgaccgtttcaggtGGATTTGATACGATCGAAGGAGAGCATCTGCCCGTTGTCGGCCAGTGGCACCACTTCGGCCGAGACTTCCGTCTAACAGTCCACCAGGTGATTAACTATCGACCCCCCGGACGATCGAAGAAACTTTCGGTTTTGTCGTAGCCTTAATTTCGTCGATTACATTCCAAGCTTCCAAGAAGAAACGCTGGTCGAGTGCAATTATACAGAGTGCCACCTAGCGGATTAAATTCGCGATAAATGGGAAACGCACACCGTTTAAATAAAACTAGACTTAAGATTCGACTTGCGAGCGCGACAACAACCGCTGGATCTCGAACCCATGCTAGCCAGCGTGCAATaatgttatttataattttaacaaataGCCAAAAGTAGCTCGTACCCGAATAGTAGCGAATATGCCAAAGAAACCCCTGTAAACGATACGTCGACGTTTCCTTCGAGGGATGTCTCGCGAGGAACAAGAACGAAGCTTGTCGCCAGATCGTTTCGTTTCCTCTCGAAGCTTGCGAGACAAGTCGAGAACACCGGCCAGCTGCGACAATATTTAACTATTATAAATGTACAGCGATTTTTTTACGCCCCACCCAACGGTTTGAAAGAACTTCCCTCGCGCTAAAGGGCAACCGGAGGCATTCGTACGGGAGCATCGACGTGCGCCGCGGAGGCAATTTTTTTCacgttttttatcgaaaatcctAGCTGAATTAACACGCCGTCCCTTGAAGGATGATCCTTTCCGTTCGTCGCGAACGATGACAATTTTTATCGTACTGAACGTCTTTCACGTAGCGCTCGCAACGATCGTTTGCACGGGCAAACTGTTGCTTCCTTGTTTCCGCCGATCTCCGCTCGACGTGGACGAAATTGGCGCGCGAATCGCAGGGGAGAAGATTTGATACGATATTTTTCAGCCGATTACACACGCGTTTACACGAACCTTCGAGAGACTTTACCGAGAATTTCGTTGGGCGAACCAACGTGTTTGAAAGTGTTGCCGTAGCTAACGTAGAATTAAGAAACAGTTTCAGGAGCCATTTACGGAATACTCCTGTGTCGATGTACGTATGCGTATAGCGAAGTATGGAGCGACTAGTTCGCTCGTATGTTAATGTTACGTGTGtttgtatatatatttagaACAGAAAATAGCATTCGAAGTGCTGTGCAAGCTTCGAGAACAAAGCAAACTTTATTTCCGCGCGAGGAATATAAACTTTACGATAGTTGAGTAGTTATTACACGCTTTGAGTTTATAATATTGTCCGAATCTGATTAGAATTTGTGATCGTCGTACGGGAATAAAGTTTGCTCTGGATTGTTTGATAAAGACCGTGGCTTGCATCAGCGTAGTTATGAAACGATAAGCTTTATCGTGCATTCCACCTACGACACCATGTACGAATCTCGTACGTTAACGGGCTACAATCGCCGCTATAGTATTAATTGGTTGTGATTAGCTAGAGAGAACGATCGTTTTCTAGAAAGGATAAGCTCATCCGCGAGTCTTGAACCACCTTCGATGGCGAGAGTCCTTCCAAAAGGTGCCCCAGAGTCCACATGCTCCCTCGATAATCTGTTCCCAAGTCCTATTTATGAATATTCTTTTGCAAAACTCTTCCCAAAAATTCTCAGCCTCTTTACGTTTCCTCCACTTGTTCCTGCAATATGAAATACATTAAATTGTTGCTAAAGACTTTGACTTTGGTAAAGTGTTAAATTTCTGGGGAGCAGTATTCCGATATTTCCAATTTACATACCTTCGACATTTATACAAAAACTAAAGAATGTGTAATATCGTCGAAGATCACTCGAAGGTGGATCTGTTGAAACCGTAGGCAATCGATTTAGGTACTGTTAAGTATTGGCATAGTATTGAATTGTTTCATACACGAATTGAATTCCTCGTTTGATTTTTATTACGAATGTAACGAACTTGGTCGATAACCGACCGTGTGGTAGTTCGTACGATAGAGTACTTGGTTACCAGACGGTCGTTTTCGACTTACAATTACGCGTACACACACACGACAAATAATAATACTCGAGGTATTTAACCAGCAGTCGTATAATTCGCTGCCATGCATGCAATCGATGTATTATTACTATTTATCGGAATTACCGATCGATACTGATTAAACAAAACGCAGAGTAAATTAATAAACGGCCCGTGGATTTCACCCACGCCCCGGCTCGCTCCATTTTTCATTATCCATGTAGGACAGTATGCTTCAACAGTTTTAATAAACGTATGTCTGAAAATGAAACGATATTTAATTCACTAGTTCGTAAGCTTTGTACAATTAGTACGTACTGTATTATCGAAATAACTAAATATAAACGTATAAAAAGTTAGGGAATCCCCGTGCTAATTATACAAACCTCCGAACGCTCGTAAACAAGATGGCGGATCGCTCTAAAGCATCGTGCGAATAAAGTGATCGATGAACCTCGGTagtaaattttttattcaaaatatttatgCTTTTTGACAGTTTCAAATAAACATTTTGCTTTTTTAATAATCAGGATATTATTCACTTAACATGAGACGCGCTCGTTCACTTTCGAACGAGCCACGCAATCGTAATCGTAATTATTGAAAAGATATTAAACGAttaaaattataagaaaaaaaaaaactctgaacggaaaatatttctttttttttttttgttttcaatGCACTTCAAAGGCAGTCGCTGGAAGCATAAGtaaataaaatgttaaaaacAATATCGAACGAAAACAGGTGGCCGCCACACACCGCCCGACAAAAACAAATACACCAATTCgtttttattaacaaatatcacTTTTACAGTGTTTCTTTTCTCTTTCTTCGACAAGTCTTTATAAAAGTACATTTATGTCATTAATATTACCGATCGTGCTTAGTTTAATAGTAGTAAAGGGAAACAATCAACAAGTCTAAATAATTGTTGTGCCTTGAACGGATGCCCGTTGGAAAGTGTAATTCGTAATTAGCCACTGAACAATTTTACAACAAATCACGAACCAGCTCGAAGAATCTTCAATTTCACTAACACGAACAATGATACTTACCCACTTTAAATTACTTACAAATATTGCTACGAAAATTCATTTGCGGTATTCTTCAGCTGGGTTTCGATAAAAtctattatcttttttttttttctactttgtacAATTCCAGTAATGGCAGTATTTTCCACTTGTATGCAACCAATTTCTCTCCTGTCCGCAGAGGCAACAGATCAACTAATTAAAAAAACACACACGATCTTTATTGCACGCGTAATAGAGTCTCGTCTACTACTGGAAATTGGAGTATTCATATCACGATAATATTATCGGTAAATCGGCGTGATTTACAACCTCGTTCGAATAATTCTTAACTTTATGTAATCGATACATAATTCGAAAATAGCTCGAACGAAGCCGTGGACTCTAGTAAGCTCAATTTCTAATATTCCCGCGAAGACAGAATGATAAGATacaaaaatttacatttttattgcTGGATAAATTTCCGACATTCGCATGTAATCGCTCGCTTGTTCTCGATACTTGTTATTTGAGTGTCAAATGCTTgtggaaataaaaaatgaaaacacTTATATTGATTCGAGCacgatatttattataaattcaccatacagggtgttcggccaaccgtgggaaaaattttaatgggaggttctaggggtaaaaataagacgaaaatgaagaataccaatttgttgatggaggcttcgttaaaaagttattaacgtttaaagctccgTCTGAGATGCTGGCGCACGCAGCTGTGCGCAGGTTGCCTAACTCCAGGcgcaaatgttaataactttttaacgaagcctccatcgacaaattggtattcttgattttcgtcttattttggcctccagaatcccccgttaaaatttttcccaggattggtcgaacaccctgtacagttCCCTGCAATTTGTACACTTATTGCACTATGTTAGATTCTTTAAATTTgtcaattattttcagttttgcAACACAATTTGTACAATTTTATACGTTTAACAGTGGTCACTGAGGATCTAAATCTTTTGCGAAAATTCTGAATAAACATCGTGCTTGAATCGACTGATATAAATGTTCAATTCGCGACTCGGTTGTATACAAGCAGGTTACACTGTGCCTCAGTGAACACGTTCTAAGCCTTAAGAGATTCTTAACCGatatctaacaatatttttatacaaacaAACTATAAATCGCACAATTCCTTCAATGCCTTTGTTTCTTTTTGAACGACCACTCCAATCATGCCTTTAAAGTGCGATGAAAACGCTTACAATCACGAAAACGGTAAAGTCGAGTTACAGTTTGAAAAAACAGTGATGACGTCAATCGTGCCCATGTCGTACCTCTTGATCATTGCATATAGAGGGTTATTgtaattttcgtttttttttctggtatataCATTGGTATCTGTTTCTATTTTAAGTAGACACGCTTTACGAGACGGGTGCTGAACGGAAATACCTATACGGTAGacgtaaatatatatattttttttttcctttttgccTTTTTGGTATTGCCCCCAAGATGCGGAAAGAATCGTAAAAGAAATATGCTACGTAATAGAGGAAATAATTACAATCTACTCTATATTCTAAGTGCATTAGGATCAACCGATTTTTTCGTAATGTCCTTCAAAGGTTAAAAGCTCGTTCGGTAAAGTATTCGTTCTTTTTGTAGTTTTCAGATATTGCAAGGATGTTTATGATAACGAGGAAAATTTACtagaacattaaataaaatatagtgTCAGAATTTATCCAAAATGTGATATCCAAGTGTGGAAAAGcaaactctttttttttttccagcTTTAAGACACTCGTGTCATATGGGTACTACACATTAGTACAAAAGAAAATAAGCATGATTTTTCACATCGTCAGATACAAAAAGATCACTATGTTACTTGGCCTCCGACTCTGTTGGAGTTTCACTCCTGGTAGGCACTTCTAATTTCACGTGAACAGGTGCGTCTGTATCTGGTTGACTACCGCTCTCGTCCG encodes:
- the Ndae1 gene encoding na[+]-driven anion exchanger 1 isoform X12; translated protein: MNLDSHKPWMQPGIGRGGGAAHAGGTGDDEAPKDPGARITHQSYTEKDYEGHRAHTVYVGVHLPGERRHRRHHKHHHSQRQSYTTDKENNVDNDRPRQLLMTRRSRLSSICDPDGEMILTPPAQRVQFILGEEVGDDAHESHPLFSEMEELVKDGDEMEWKETARWIKFEEDVEEGGNRWSKPHVATLSLHSLFELRSLLLNGTVMLDMEAASLEQITDLVLDNMINKGSLPIESREKVREALLVRHRHQHERRKENNMSRLPIIRSLAEIGRNHSSSKSQEPAANGMDRSPSSVSISRNHSSSALENGDANHRGNTHFMRKIPAGAEASNILVGEVDFLDKTLSAFIRLSQAGIMGDLTEVPVPTRFIFVLLGPTGGISGFHEIGRAMATLMSDEVFHDVAYKAKNRNHLLAGIDEFLDAVTVLPPGEWDPAIRIEPPAAIPSQEVRKRPKEEKPKEDLDEEADEQKLREESGLSRSGRLFGGLVNDVKRKVPFYLSDFKDALAIQCVASFIFLYFACLSPIITFGGLLGEATGKNMAAMESLVSGFVCGVGYGLFSGQPLTILGSTGPVLVFETIVYEFCKKSEWNYMSFRFWIGSWIALILLILVAIDASALVCYITRFTEENFATLIAFIFIYKAIENVLSIGKKYPINTHANDQFDYECWCKPPNGSLPSSYDHVNWTALDQKACQTYNGTLVGDGCNQPHYIPDVFLMSIILFMGTFLLSVELKDFKNALFFPSKVRQVVSDFAVIIAIFSMSTLDHIVNIPTPKLEVPVEFKPTLHDRGWIIWPFQHNPWWSAIVASLPALLGTILIFMDQQITAVIVNRKENKLKARCGYHLDLFILAILIEICSVMGLPWFVAATVLSINHVNSLKLESECAAPGEKPQFLGVREQRVTHILIFLMIGCSVLLTPMLKHIPMPVLFGVFLYMGVASLKGLQFFDRILIMLMPVKYQPDYMFLRQVPLKRVHLFTAMQLACLSCLWLIKSFSSTSILFPLMLVVMIGIRKSLDLVFTQRELKILDDVMPEPSKKHADDLRQLESGEEQNELGYGPPDNIQISLANGNIMKIPMASINISEEVNKTGIWQQVNECNEKPKQPKLINAGKQKKHSKKDSSLMADETTRLTTMTEEDEDDSGISIKVDLIRSKESICPLSASGTTSAETSV
- the Ndae1 gene encoding na[+]-driven anion exchanger 1 isoform X6 is translated as MNLDSHKPWMQPGIGRGGGAAHAGGTGDDEAPKDPGARITHQSYTEKDYEGHRAHTVYVGVHLPGERRHRRHHKHHHSQRQSYTTDKENNVDNDRPRQLLMTRRSRLSSICDPDGEMILTPPAQRVQFILGEEVGDDAHESHPLFSEMEELVKDGDEMEWKETARWIKFEEDVEEGGNRWSKPHVATLSLHSLFELRSLLLNGTVMLDMEAASLEQITDLVLDNMINKGSLPIESREKVREALLVRHRHQHERRKENNMSRLPIIRSLAEIGRNHSSSKSYNCTCGLHELLTSDLQERRDAGDAYAPSVGRSSSCPNSNTALLSKEAKDLKGPYLLVPGQEPAANGMDRSPSSVSISRNHSSSALENGDANHRGNTHFMRKIPAGAEASNILVGEVDFLDKTLSAFIRLSQAGIMGDLTEVPVPTRFIFVLLGPTGGISGFHEIGRAMATLMSDEVFHDVAYKAKNRNHLLAGIDEFLDAVTVLPPGEWDPAIRIEPPAAIPSQEVRKRPKEEKPKEDLDEEADEQKLREESGLSRSGRLFGGLVNDVKRKVPFYLSDFKDALAIQCVASFIFLYFACLSPIITFGGLLGEATGKNMAAMESLVSGFVCGVGYGLFSGQPLTILGSTGPVLVFETIVYEFCKKSEWNYMSFRFWIGSWIALILLILVAIDASALVCYITRFTEENFATLIAFIFIYKAIENVLSIGKKYPINTHANDQFDYECWCKPPNGSLPSSYDHVNWTALDQKACQTYNGTLVGDGCNQPHYIPDVFLMSIILFMGTFLLSVELKDFKNALFFPSKVRQVVSDFAVIIAIFSMSTLDHIVNIPTPKLEVPVEFKPTLHDRGWIIWPFQHNPWWSAIVASLPALLGTILIFMDQQITAVIVNRKENKLKARCGYHLDLFILAILIEICSVMGLPWFVAATVLSINHVNSLKLESECAAPGEKPQFLGVREQRVTHILIFLMIGCSVLLTPMLKHIPMPVLFGVFLYMGVASLKGLQFFDRILIMLMPVKYQPDYMFLRQVPLKRVHLFTAMQLACLSCLWLIKSFSSTSILFPLMLVVMIGIRKSLDLVFTQRELKILDDVMPEPSKKHADDLRQLESGEEQNELGYGPPDNIQISLANGNIMKIPMASINISEEVNKTGIWQQVNECNEKPKQPKLINAGKQKKHSKKDSSLMADETTRLTTMTEEDEDDSGISIKVDLIRSKESICPLSASGTTSAETSV